TTACAAAGACGATCGAACAGAGGAAAAAATTGAAAAAATCAGTCGCTTACAAGATTATCTTTTGGAGTACTGTAGTTATGGTTGTGCTTATTTTGTCCTAGAAAACCAAGCACCTAAGCGTGCATCATTTGACAAGAAAATGCGTAAAAAGGAAGAGGAAAACCTTCCTAGAAGAGGCAAGAAACCTTCGCAAAACAAGAGAAAACCAAATGCGGATAAGAGAAATAGACGTCGTCATAAGGACCAAAAGTCTCAGAAAGAGGACAAGGGACAGCGCCATTTTGTCATTCGTCAGAAATAGATAGAGAATAAGGAGAAGAGATGAAACCGTCTATTTATAGTTTAACACGTCAAACAATGCAAGAATGGGTATTAGAACAAGGAGAAAAGAAATTCCGAGCAGATCAAATCTGGGAATGGCTTTACCGTAAACGTGTCCAGTCATTTGAAGAAATGACTAATCTTTCCAAGGGTTTGATTGCCAAGCTCAATGAGCAGTTTGTCGTAAATCCTTTGAAACAACGGATTGTACAAGAGTCAGCTGACGGTACGGTTAAGTATCTTTTCGAGTTGCCAGATGGCATGTTGATTGAGACAGTACTCATGCGTCAACACTACGGTTTGTCAGTCTGTGTGACTACTCAGGTTGGCTGTAATATTGGTTGTACCTTCTGTGCATCAGGCTTGATCAAGAAGCAACGTGACCTCAATAACGGGGAAATCGTAGCGCAGATCATGCTAGTTCAGAAATACTTTGATGAACGTGGTCAGGATGAACGTGTCAGCCATATCGTTGTTATGGGAATTGGTGAACCATTTGATAATTACAACAATGTTTTGAATTTTGTCCGTACCATCAATGATGACAAGGGGATGGCAATCGGTGCTCGTCACATCACGGTTTCAACTTCAGGTTTGGCCCATAAAATTCGTGACTTTGCTAATGAAGGCGTACAGGTCAATCTGGCTGTTTCCCTTCACGCACCCAATAATGAATTGCGCTCAAGCATCATGAAAATTAATCGTGCCTTTCCGATTGAAAAACTCTTTGCTGCTATTGAGTACTATATCGAAACAACCAATCGCCGTGTGACCTTTGAATACATCATGCTCAATGAAGTCAACGACGGTGTTGAACAAGCCTTGGAGTTGGCTGAATTGCTCAAGAACATCAAGAAATTGTCTTATGTAAACTTGATTCCCTATAACCCAGTTAGTGAACATGACCAATATAGCCGTAGTCCTAAAGAGCGCGTGATGGCCTTCTACGATACCCTCAAGAAAAAAGGGGTCAACTGTGTTGTCCGTCAAGAGCATGGTACAGATATTGATGCAGCTTGTGGACAATTACGCTCCAATACAATGAAACGTGATCGCCAGAAGGCAGTCGCAGCGGTAAATCCATAAAATGACTAAAAAAAGAGAATTAATCTTAAGATTGGGAGTGGCTGTTTACAGCCTTTGCATTGTCTGTTTTTGCTTCACTCCCCAACCTCAGCTTCCTACAGGAGTGGAAACTCCAGGTATTCAAACTTTTGGACGCCTGGTTTTTCTTTTAACTCCCTTAAACTCCCTTTGGAATCTGGGTGAAGTGACCAGTTTGGGACAAGTCCTTTGGATCTTTTTGCAGAACATTTTAAATGTCTTCTTGCTTTTCCCACTAGTCTTTCAACTGATCTATCTCTGTCCAAATTTACGACAAACGAAAAAAATCCTATTTCTCAGTTTTCTTCTGAGCTTAGGAATTGAATGTACGCAGCTGGTCTTAGACTTTTTCTTTGATTTTAATCGGGTCTTTGAGATTGATGATTTGTGGACCAATACCTTGGGTGGCTATCTGGCTTGGGTCCTCTATAAAGGACTGCATAAAAACAAGATAAGGAATTAGAATGAGTATTTTAGAAGTTAAAAATTTAAGTCACGGTTTTGGTGACCGTGCAATTTTTGAAGATGTGTCTTTCCGTCTCCTCAAGGGAGAGCATATCGGTCTAGTTGGTGCTAACGGTGAAGGGAAATCAACCTTTATGAGCATTGTGACTGGTAAGATGTTGCCAGATGAAGGGAAGGTGGAGTGGTCAAAATATGTGACTGCTGGCTATCTGGATCAGCACGCTGTGCTAAAGGAAGGTCAAACCGTGCGTGATGTCTTGCGGACAGCCTTTGATGAGCTATTTAAAGCAGAAGCTCGTATCAATGACCTCTATATGGAAATGGCAGAGGACGGAGCAGATATTGACGCGCTAATGGAAGAAGTTGGCGAACTCCAAGACCGTTTGGAGAGTCGAGATTTCTATACTTTGGATGCTAAGATTGATGAAGTAGCGCGTGCCCTCGGTGTCATGGACTATGGCATGGATACAGATGTAACAGCCTTATCAGGTGGACAAAGAACCAAGGTGCTTTTGGCTAAACTCCTCCTTGAAAAACCAGATATTTTGCTGCTTGACGAGCCAACCAACTACTTGGATGCTGAACACATTGACTGGCTCAAGCGTTATCTCCAAAACTATGAGAATGCCTTTGTCCTTATTTCGCATGATATTCCTTTCCTCAACGACGTAATCAATATCGTCTACCATGTGGAAAATCAACAGTTGACGCGTTACTCTGGTGACTACTACCAGTTCCAAGAAGTCTATGCCATGAAGAAATCTCAGTTGGAAGCAGCCTACGAACGTCAACAGAAAGAAATTGCCGACCTCAAGGACTTTGTCGCTCGAAACAAAGCGCGTGTCGCAACGCGTAATATGGCCATGTCCCGTCAAAAGAAACTCGACAAGATGGATATCATTGAACTCCAAAGCGAGAAACCAAAGCCATCCTTTGATTTTAAACCGGCTCGTACTCCTGGTCGCTTTATTTTCCAAGCTAAGGACTTGCAGATTGGTTATGACCGTCCACTTACCAAACCATTAAACCTCACCTTTGAACGCAATCAAAAGGTTGCCATTATTGGAGCCAATGGTATCGGGAAAACAACTCTCTTGAAGTCTCTCTTGGGAATTATTCCGCCAATCGCTGGGGAGGTTGAACGCGGTGATTACCTAGAACTTGGTTACTTTGAACAGGAAGTAGAAGGTGGCAATCGTCAAACACCACTAGAGGCTGTCTGGAATGCCTTTCCTTCCCTTAACCAAGCAGAAGTCCGTGCGGCCCTTGCCCGCTGTGGGTTGACGACTAAGCACATTGAAAGCCAAATTCAGGTCTTGTCAGGTGGAGAACAGGCCAAGGTGCGTTTCTGTCTCTTGATGAACCGTGAAAACAACGTCTTAGTGTTGGACGAGCCGACTAACCACTTGGATGTAGATGCCAAGGAAGAACTCAAACGGGCGCTTAAAGAATACAAAGGAAGCATTCTTATGGTTTGCCACGAACCAGACTTCTATGAAGGCTGGATGGACCAAATCTGGGACTTTAACAAGCTAACTTAAAAGCAGTAAAAAAGCCAAGTCGAAATGACTTGGCTTTTTTGACTAGTAATTTAAATAGTTTTCAACTTCAGATTTCTCAATTTCTTTACCGTAGTGGCAAATCGGACAAGAAACGAAGTAACTTTTACCATAAGGGAAAAGTGGAATCCAGTAGAGGGTGAACTTGCGCCCAGTTTCTACGATCTCCCAAGTGTCGACATTGTTACAGTGACCACATTCGATCGCAGTTTGCGTATGTCCCAAATCTTTCTGATAACCTTTAGAACCCCAAAATAAAATCATGTCATCGTCTCCTTATCTGTTGATGGCTTATTTTTTGCTGAAGTCGTAGTCTTTCACCACTTCTATACTATCAATGGTGATAGCAGACGTTGGTTTATCTTTCTCATCTTTTTCAGCCTTGGCAATCTTGTCAACAACGTCCATACCATCGATGACTTGACCAAAGACGGGGTGTTTGCCGTCTAGACTAGGATTTCCGCCCTCTTTATAGGCTTCGATGATTTTCTTTGGATACTTGCTAGTAGGAAGTTTAGCAGAAATATCTGTTGAGTTTTGGTTGATGAAGAACTGGCTACCGTTGGTGTTTGATTGACCAGTATTAGCCATAGCAAGGGCTCCTCGGATATTGTATAGGTAAGGAGAGATTTCATTTTTGAAACCAGTTCCCTTGTCCTTTGTTTTATCCTTATCATGCCAGATAGATTGGCCGCCTGTACCATCTCCCTTAGGATCTCCAGTTTGGACCATAAAGCCATCAATGACACGGTGGAAGGTGATGCCGTTATAATAGCCTTCCTTAGCGTGAGTGAGGAAGTTTTCAACTGCTAGTGGTGCTAGTTTTGGAAAGAGTTTGATGCGGATATCGCCTTGATTTGTGTGTAAAATGACCTCAGCTTCGTCTTCAGCAACTTCCTTAGAAAGTTGAGGGAAGTTGGCATTTTCATTGGTCAAAGCGTCATTCAAATCTTTGGCAGCCTGAGCAGCCGCTTTTGAGCTTTCTTCAGCTGAGATACTGGAGTCGACATATTCATCACCACGGAGACCACGTTGGATACTAGTACATCCAGCAAGGGCTACAGTTGATAGTAAAAGAAGGGTTGCTAGTTTTTTCATTGTTAACCTCTCAAAAATTCATTTCTACCATTGTACCTTAAAAGGAGTTTGATTTCAAATTTTAAAATGAGGTTATTTTGCTAATACATGTAATTTTATAGCTTGACTTACTCCATTTTGTTCATTAGAGTATGTTACTGCATTTGCACAGTCTTTGACATCTGTAGGAGCATTTCCCATTGCAATACCGAGACCTGCGGTTTCAATCATGGGAATATCATTATAATTGTCACCCAAGGTCATAATCTCCTTGAGAGGAATTTGATAATAGTTAGCCAATTCTAACAGAGCCTGTTTTTTAGATACTTGATTATGTGTGACTTCAAGATAGTTATCCTTGGAGAGATAAAAGTCGGTTTGAGGGAAATCCATAATGGATAAGATGTTTTGTAGTTTCTGTATAGTGTCTGCCTTATCAATTAATAATAGTTTATGAACAAGAGTATGTTCCTCTCTTATAAAATCTGTTATAGATGTAACTTTTGGACTTTCTCCAGTAATGTTAGCTTCGATTTGTACCCATTTATCTAAAGTATTAACAAACCAATCTTGTCCAGAATAAACATTGATAGAAACTGTCGGAAATTCTCTTTTTAAAAAATCATGAAGAAATGCCAATTCTTTTTTATCAATAGAATGCTGACTTAGAACCTCATCCCCCTTACTGATTAGGGCACCATTATAGCATGCAATTGGAAAGTCGGAAATTCCTAGTTTTCTAGAAATTGGAGCAATACCGAGAGGAGAGCGAGCAGAAGCTAAGACAAAAGGGATTTCTTTTTGTTTTAAAATTGGCATCAGTTCAGGCAAATAAGAGTCTATCTGGTGATTTTTGTCTAAAATTGTTCCGTCAATATCGCTTATAATCAATTTAATATTTCTCATAGCTTCCTCCCTTTTAAAATAGAATAGTTGTTTTGCCATCTAAAGATCGCTGAATTTCTATATCGGGTTCTTTGTCTGTAATCCAATAATCAAAATCAGCTAGTTCAGACAGAATAAAGTGAGAGTGTTTGCTTATTTTACTGGTTTCAGCCAGTAAGACACGAGTTTTGCTTGTTTTAAATGCTCTCTTTTTCATTAGAACATCTTCTTGGTCTTCAAAACTAACTTGACCATCTGAAAGACTTGCAGCTCCAAAAAAAGCTAAATCAAACTTAATAGAGTTTAAAATGTCCGATTCTTCTAGAGAGTAATAGAAACGATTCTTTTTATGAAACTTTCCGCCTAGAATGTGAAAATCGACATTTTCTTTTCCTCCTAGAATAAGCGCATTATCTAATGAATGACTGAAAATACTAACTTCTTTCTCAAGTATTTTAGCTAATTCTAGTACAGTTGTTGAAACATCAAAGAATAGTAGGTCTCCATTAGAAATGAGTTCCTTTGCTAGAGAGGCGATTTTCTCTTTTTCTTTGGAAGATTGTTCTCTCCTGTCTTTAAAGCCTAGTATAGGCTGTTTCTTTATTGATAGCAATCCTCCGTGAGTTCTTTGTGCTCTATTTTCCTTTGCAAGAATAGAAAAATCTCTGCGGACGGTATCTTTGGATACTTGGAAATAGTCAACCATTTCTTTTGCTGAAAGGCTTCCTCTCTCTTCTAAAAGTGTTATGATTTCTTCTAATCGTTGTGCTTGGTACATAAATTCACCTGCTTTCTGACTCTATTTTACTCTTTTTTGCAAGTCGAATCAAGCGTTTATAAGTTTTTTTAATTTAAAATCAATTTATTCAAGTTTTTTGTGGAAAATCTGAAAAAATAAAAACTCTGTCAAGTTTTTTTCTTGACACCTGTCAGAAATCTGCTATAATAGAACATGTGCTAAATAGCTCAGCTATTTCACCGAAATAAAAAAATAAGAAAAGAGACATTAAAAAATGGCAGTTAAAATCCGTTTGACTCGTATGGGTTCTAAGAAAAAACCTTTCTACCGTATCAACGTAGCAGACTCACGTTCACCACGTGACGGACGTTTCATCGAAACAGTTGGTACTTACAACCCACTTGTTGCTGAAAACCAAGTAACTTTGAAAGAAGACCGCGTTCTTGCATGGTTGGCTGATGGAGCTCAACCTTCAGATACAGTTCGCAACATCCTTTCAAAAGAAGGCGTATTGAAAAAATTCCACGATTCTAAATTCTCAAAATAAGTTTAAAGTAGGTTGACAGATGGATACGATTGAAAATCTCATTATTGCGATTGTGAAACCTTTGATTTCACAACCTGATGCCTTAACTATCAAGATTGAAGACACACCAGAGTTTTTGGAGTATCACTTGGATCTTGACCAAAGCGATGTCGGTCGTGTTATCGGTCGTAAGGGTCGCACTATCTCAGCGATAAGAACGATTGTCTACTCTGTCCCAACTGAAGACAAAAAAGTAAGAATCGTTATCGATGAAAAATAAAAAAAAAAAGCGGGACAGATGTCTCGTTTTTTTTGTGAGGAGGAGAAGATGAAGGATTTAACGTTTAGACAATTACAAGCCTACTTACTCGAACATTACCAGCAATCTCGAACTGAGGAAGGCCTCTTTATCAAGCTAGTGGAGGAAGTAGGAGAAGTAGCTGAGGTCTTGAATGGGCGCTCTGGTCGAAAAGAGGGGGTTCAGGACTCAAACGAGGAACTTGCCAAAGAATTGGCTGATATCATTCATTACACTGTTGCAATCGCGGCCATCAACGATATTGACCTAACCAAAACCATCTTTGACAAAGATAAAAAAGCAGCCATTAAGTATCAGCATGAACGTGATTTGGAAAGTTTTCTGAAGGGAGATTTGAGAGATATTGGACACTGATTATTTTTTAAAAATAGACTGGGCGATGTATATTGATTGGTTATTACGAATTATACAGATTTTGACTTTTATAGGTGTAATTTTAAAAATTAGTTTCCAGAATAAGGCCTATATTAATAATATCGAAATTCAGGCAATTAAACCAATCGAATTTGATTCCTTACATACGAAATTTCATCATGTTTATGAGTTTAAACATAATAAAAATGATAAACGCTATAACCATTTGATTTTTTATCCAAAAGAAGTTGATATTAAAATTGTAGAATTTTATTCTTTAATCTATGATTCAAAAAGTAATCGTTTAGTCGTTCAAGATAAAATACATACAGTCAAAAATTTAAAAAATTATACATGCTTATTGATTCATACAAATTTACCTGAGACTATACCTAGTTTAAGAAAGAAATGGAAGGCAAGTCAAGGTCAAATTGGGGAGTATACATTTTATAGTAATATGTATAACGGGAATATAAATATTTCTTCTTTCAAATATAAATTAACGTTAAAGAGGAAACTACTAGCACTTTTTGGATTATAGCTGATTTTCTCCAACTTGTGAAAATCCCTAGAACGTGATAAAATAAAGGATAGAAATAGATACAGGAGACAAGATGAACTACTTTAATGTTGGGAAAATCGTCAATACGCAGGGTCTGCAGGGTGAGATGCGAGTCTTGTCTGTGACGGATTTTGCTGAGGAACGGTTTAAAAAAGGGGCAGAGCTGGCTTTATTTGATGAAAAAGATCAGTTTGTCCAAACAGTGACCATCGCTAGCCACCGTAAGCATAAGAATTTTGACATTATCAAATTCAAAGATATGTACCATATCAATGCGATTGAGAAGTACAAGGGTTATAGCCTCAAGGTTGCTGAGGAAGATTTGAACGATTTAGATGATGGTGAATTCTATTATCACGAGATTATCGGTTTGGATGTTTACGAGGGTGACAACTTGATTGGAAATATCAAGGAAATCCTACAACCAGGAGCCAATGATGTCTGGGTAGTCAAGCGAAAAGGTAAGCGAGATTTGCTTTTACCCTACATTCCGCCAGTAGTTCTCAATGTTGATATTCCAAACAAACGGGTCGAAGTGGAAATCTTAGAAGGGTTAGACGATGAAGATTGATATTTTAACCCTCTTTCCTGAGATGTTTTCTCCGCTGGAACACTCGATTGTTGGGAAGGCTCGAGAAAAAGGGCTCTTGGATATCCAGTATCATAATTTCAGAGAATACGCTGAAAAGGCCCGTCATGTTGACGATGAGCCCTACGGAGGCGGTCAGGGGATGTTGCTCCGAGCGCAACCTATTTTCGATGCCTTTGATGCCATTGAAAAGAAAAATCCCCGCGTCATTCTTCTTGATCCTGCTGGAAAACAGTTCGATCAAGCTTACGCTGAGGATTTGGCTCAGGAAGAGGAACTGATCTTTATTTGTGGTCACTATGAAGGGTATGACGAACGCATCAAGACCTTAGTAACCGATGAAATTTCCCTAGGAGATTATGTCTTGACTGGAGGAGAATTGGCGGCCATGACCATGATCGATGCGACCGTTCGCCTGATTCCTGAAGTGATTGGCAAGGAGTCTAGCCACCAAGATGACAGTTTTTCTTCGGGACTCCTCGAATATCCTCAGTACACACGTCCTTATGACTATCGTGGCATGGTGGTTCCAGATGTGCTCATGAGTGGACACCATGAAAAGATTCGTCAGTGGCGACTGTATGAGAGCCTAAAGAAAACCTACGAGCGCAGACCTGACTTGCTAGAAAACTATCAACTAACAGCCGAAGAAGAAAAAATGCTGGCTGAAATCAAAGAAAACAAAGAATAAAGGAGAACCTTATGCAAGTAATCAAACGTAATGGAGAAATTGCTGAATTTGATCCAGATAAAATTTACCAAGCTGTCCTAAAAGCAGCTCAAACCGTTTATGTTTTGACAGATGATTTGCGTCAAAACCTTGCACAAGTTACTAAGAAAGTCGTTTTGGACTTGGAAGAAGCAAAAGTGGAACGTGCGACTATCAGCATGATCCAGTCAATGGTTGAGCACCGCTTACTTGGAGCTGGCTACATTACCATTGCAGAGCACTATATCTCTTATCGCTTGCAACGCGATTTGGAGAGAAGTGGTTATGGCGACCATATCGCCGTTCATCTTCATTTTGAACAAATCCGGTAAGAAAAAGAGTGGGATGCAATGAACATCTCACTCTTTCTTAAATAGACTTTTCTGAGCTTGTTGTACGGTTGAGGGAACAAAACGAAGCCGTTTAATATCACTGATACGAATGATTCGAGTCACGTTTTTTGAAAAATTCTTGACGATAATTTGTTGGCGATTGGCGTCGTGTTTGATAATATCACCCGTAAAACTTGTTTCTGCAAGTATCACATGAACAGCCGTCTTTTTCTGGATGGCTTGTTCAATCATAGCAGTGAGGGAGTTGTCCTCGATTTGAGGATGATCATCATTCCCATTGAGAAAACTATGTAGTTTATCTAGAACTAGTTGGAATGCCTGTCTCATAGAATCCTCCCTCCTTACATATCCACATTATATAAAATTTTTCTAAAAACTACAAGGTTTTTCGAATAATCTAATGAAAACTTAAAAGGAGAACAAAATGGCAGAATTTACATTTGAAATCGAAGAACACTTACTGACCCTGTCTGAAAATGAAAAAGGATGGACCAAGGAAATCAATCGCGTCAGCTTTAATGGAGCCCCTGCAAAGTTTGACATTCGCGCTTGGAGCCCAGATCATACTAAAATGGGCAAGGGAATTACTCTTACAAATGAAGAATTTCAGGTAATGGTGGATGCCTTTAAAGGTGGACAATAAAAAGAATCTTGAGTGGAACTCAAGATTCTTTTTTTATGACACAATATAGTCACAAAGAGAAGTCTTAGACAATTGAATGAAAGTCTCTCTATACTCTTCAGGTGGTATTGGATTATCTTTACGAATCCACACTTCAATAAAAGAGATGGCCATGGTCGTAATGATATAAGCGATGTCCTCTTTATTAAAATTATATTTCAGTTGGTAATTGACATTCTTTAGTACCCACTCTGAGTATGTTCCACGCAGAAATTCCTTCCAACATGGGTCGGCTTGTGTGGTATACAAGGTGTTAATAACTTCCCTTTTTTCGTATATGAGAGGAAGTATATGGTCTGCTAAAAAGCTGATAGGATCTCCATCATTGCTAGGGCAGTACTTATTAAAGACGTTAAAAATGTGTTGATTGGTCTCTTCGTGAATGTATTCGATAATATCTTCAAAGTTGTTAAAATGCTTTTGATAAATCGCTTGTCGTGAAATACCAGCTTCAGCAGCAATTTCAGTCATTGTAAAGGAACTACGCTGAGGATTTTTCTTAGCTAGTGTAATGAGAGCTCTAATGATTAGCTCACGAGTATTCTTTGCCATAGAATTACCTTTCTACTTATAATTATTTACAGTTATTTTTGAATGAAGAAAAATCAGAATGTTCAAGTTAATATAAACAATCAATGAACATTAAATTTTCTGAATCTTTTAGGTAGCTCTATTGTATCACAAATAATTTATAAAATATAGCTCTCTCAGTGAAAATGCGTTTTCTGAAAAGTATACAATTGCCAACCTTCCGAAATCAATGGAAGCATATTTGGTTTGAATCAATTAGAATACTTTTCTACTTTGCATATTTTGAATAGCTATAATTTGAAGAATAAAACGATTAATATTCATACTGGTATAAGAATAGTCGAGTATCTAAATAGTGTATAGTTGATTCTTAGAATGGAAATAGTCCAGAACAATTGTTCTGGACTATTCTTTTATCTTGAAAAATATGGAAGGCTTTTCAATCGTTTGAGTAGGGGACGACTAATGAAACTAATGGCAATAATCTTACCAAGATCAGGGAGGATAAAGGGAAGGACACCGACAGCTAGTGCCTGATTAAATGGCATACCAGCTAGGAAGTGGAGGCTGAGAATGCCTCCGACAAAGACGAGGGAGTCACCCAAGAGGTTGGCTAGGAAAATGCGAATGTAGCCACTATTTTGATGGATGAGATAAGATGTAAGTCCAGCATAGACAAGATCGAACCAAAGATAGCCTGCGCTTGGGCCGACTAAAACGTGAAATCCAGCTCCTCCCCCTGCAAAAACAGGTAAACCAATGGCACCCAGCAAGAGATAGAGAGCTACAGATAGGACGGCTTCCCTAGGTCTAAAAACAGTAGCAATCAGACCGATTGCAAAGTTTTGCAAAGTGAAAGGTACAGGACCGATAGGGAGACTGATTTGTGCCAATACGGCGATGAGAGCAGCACCGATAGCAGGGATAGCATAGATATGAGCTTTTTTCAAAACTGTTAACCTCTTTTCAAAATTATAGTAACTATTATACTAATCTAGAAAGAAAAGTCAACCTATTTTTGAAATCAAGGTAACAATTTTGTAACAGCCGATTTTACAAGTAAAAAGAGACCTCAAGAGGTCTCTTGTGATAATTAGCGCATGGTTACAAATTCTTCCGAGGCAGTTGGGTGGATAGCTACTGTAGCATCAAAGTCCGCCTTGGTTGCTCCCATCTTAATAGCAACAGCGAATCCTTGAATCATCTCATCCACTCCGTAACCAAGTCCGTGAAGTCCAACAACTTTTTCGTCAGCACCGG
This genomic interval from Streptococcus oralis subsp. tigurinus contains the following:
- a CDS encoding biotin transporter BioY: MKKAHIYAIPAIGAALIAVLAQISLPIGPVPFTLQNFAIGLIATVFRPREAVLSVALYLLLGAIGLPVFAGGGAGFHVLVGPSAGYLWFDLVYAGLTSYLIHQNSGYIRIFLANLLGDSLVFVGGILSLHFLAGMPFNQALAVGVLPFILPDLGKIIAISFISRPLLKRLKSLPYFSR
- a CDS encoding YdbC family protein — translated: MAEFTFEIEEHLLTLSENEKGWTKEINRVSFNGAPAKFDIRAWSPDHTKMGKGITLTNEEFQVMVDAFKGGQ
- a CDS encoding TetR/AcrR family transcriptional regulator produces the protein MAKNTRELIIRALITLAKKNPQRSSFTMTEIAAEAGISRQAIYQKHFNNFEDIIEYIHEETNQHIFNVFNKYCPSNDGDPISFLADHILPLIYEKREVINTLYTTQADPCWKEFLRGTYSEWVLKNVNYQLKYNFNKEDIAYIITTMAISFIEVWIRKDNPIPPEEYRETFIQLSKTSLCDYIVS